From a single Alloactinosynnema sp. L-07 genomic region:
- a CDS encoding acyl-CoA carboxylase subunit beta yields MRLLRQERDELHRQVLAGKPEAIARMRAQGKRTARERLALLLDADSFTEIEIFRRHQARGIKIDESRPHTDGVIVGSGTIDGRRVFVYAQDFTINGGSLGVAHAAKIHKVMDLALATGAPIIALNDSGGARIQEGVLSMDGYGGIFRRQVEASGIIPQISVVLGPCAGGAAYSPALADFVFMVRDTSNMFLTGPDVVAAVTGERVTHAELGGADVHGTRSGVAAFVHDDEESCFEDVRYLLSLLPSNNLEMPPSAPARGATEDDRPGLADMVPAEPNKPYDMRAVLEEIVDDGDYLEVHEQWAANVLCALGRIDGEVVGVVGNQPLVLAGVLDAAASQKAARFVRFCDAFAIPLVTLVDVPGFLPGTEQEYAGVIRHGAKLLYAYCEASVPRVQVILRKAYGGAYIVMDSRSIGTDMSLAWPTNEIAVMGAAGAVDILFRKELAASADPERLGAEMRAEYGDQLTHPYFAAERGLVDDVIDPAKTRSAIARALAMLRTKRKQAPRRKHGNIPL; encoded by the coding sequence ATGCGGCTGCTGCGCCAGGAGCGCGACGAGCTGCACCGGCAGGTCCTGGCGGGCAAGCCGGAGGCCATCGCGCGGATGCGGGCCCAGGGCAAGCGCACCGCCCGCGAGCGGCTGGCGCTGCTGCTCGACGCGGACTCGTTCACCGAGATCGAGATCTTCCGCAGGCACCAGGCCCGCGGCATCAAGATCGACGAGAGCCGCCCGCACACCGACGGCGTCATCGTCGGCTCCGGCACCATCGACGGCCGCCGCGTGTTCGTCTACGCCCAGGACTTCACCATCAACGGCGGCTCACTGGGCGTCGCCCACGCCGCCAAGATCCACAAGGTGATGGACCTGGCCCTGGCCACCGGGGCGCCGATCATCGCCCTCAACGACAGCGGGGGAGCGCGCATCCAGGAGGGTGTGCTCTCGATGGACGGCTACGGCGGCATCTTCCGCCGCCAGGTCGAGGCCTCGGGGATCATCCCCCAGATCAGCGTCGTCCTCGGCCCGTGTGCCGGTGGCGCGGCCTACTCACCGGCCCTGGCCGACTTCGTGTTCATGGTCCGGGACACGTCGAACATGTTCCTGACCGGCCCCGATGTCGTCGCGGCGGTCACCGGCGAACGTGTCACCCACGCCGAACTCGGCGGCGCTGACGTCCACGGCACCCGCTCAGGTGTGGCCGCCTTCGTCCATGACGACGAGGAAAGCTGTTTCGAGGACGTGCGGTATCTGCTGTCGCTGCTGCCCTCGAACAACCTGGAGATGCCTCCATCGGCCCCGGCGCGCGGGGCGACTGAAGACGATCGGCCCGGCTTGGCCGACATGGTTCCCGCTGAGCCGAACAAGCCCTATGACATGCGCGCGGTCCTTGAGGAGATCGTCGACGACGGCGATTATTTGGAGGTCCACGAGCAGTGGGCGGCCAATGTTCTGTGCGCCCTTGGCCGGATCGACGGTGAGGTTGTGGGCGTGGTCGGCAATCAGCCGTTGGTGCTGGCGGGCGTCCTGGACGCGGCGGCTTCGCAGAAGGCCGCTCGTTTCGTCCGCTTCTGTGATGCCTTCGCCATTCCTTTGGTGACTTTGGTGGATGTGCCGGGGTTCTTACCGGGGACTGAGCAGGAGTACGCGGGCGTGATCCGCCATGGCGCCAAACTTCTGTACGCCTACTGTGAGGCGTCGGTGCCCCGAGTGCAGGTGATTCTGCGGAAGGCCTACGGCGGCGCCTACATCGTCATGGACTCCAGGTCCATCGGCACCGACATGTCACTCGCCTGGCCAACCAACGAGATAGCCGTCATGGGCGCGGCAGGCGCGGTAGACATCCTCTTCCGCAAAGAACTGGCCGCCTCCGCAGATCCGGAACGCCTAGGCGCCGAGATGCGGGCTGAGTATGGGGACCAGCTCACTCATCCGTACTTCGCCGCTGAGCGTGGTTTGGTTGACGATGTCATCGATCCGGCCAAGACTCGGTCGGCGATTGCCCGCGCCCTTGCGATGCTTCGAACCAAGCGCAAGCAGGCGCCTCGCCGCAAGCACGGGAATATCCCCCTGTGA
- a CDS encoding TIGR03084 family metal-binding protein — protein MSGLQDVITALTADGEDVDRLVKDLDAAQWALPTPAPGWTVAHQVAHLAATFRMAGLAAADPAAFGAMASKLSPDFAANVEYALSAFVNDPPEVLLSRWRTERDAAFKALAAVPADKVVPWLVRPLPPAILACAGMMELFGHGQDIADTLGVERTFTDRLHYLVAFAVRTWDFGYLARELPTPEVEFRFEITGPSGAVWEFGPADAENRVTGPAVDFCLLVTRRRHHSDLAVTATGPEATAWLEIAQAYRGPAGTGREPGQFA, from the coding sequence GTGTCCGGACTGCAGGACGTGATCACCGCATTGACCGCGGACGGCGAGGACGTCGACCGCCTGGTCAAGGACCTCGACGCCGCCCAGTGGGCGCTGCCGACCCCGGCGCCGGGCTGGACCGTGGCCCACCAGGTCGCCCACCTGGCCGCCACCTTCCGGATGGCCGGACTGGCCGCGGCCGACCCGGCCGCCTTCGGCGCCATGGCATCGAAGCTGAGCCCCGACTTCGCCGCGAACGTCGAGTACGCGTTGTCGGCCTTCGTCAACGACCCGCCCGAGGTCCTGCTGTCGCGCTGGCGCACCGAACGCGACGCCGCGTTCAAGGCGCTGGCCGCGGTGCCCGCCGACAAGGTCGTGCCGTGGCTGGTCCGCCCGCTGCCGCCCGCCATCCTGGCCTGCGCCGGGATGATGGAGCTCTTCGGCCACGGCCAGGACATCGCCGACACCCTCGGGGTCGAGCGGACCTTCACCGACCGCCTGCACTACCTGGTGGCCTTCGCGGTGCGCACCTGGGACTTCGGCTACCTCGCCCGCGAACTGCCCACCCCCGAGGTCGAGTTCCGCTTCGAGATCACCGGCCCGTCCGGCGCGGTCTGGGAGTTCGGCCCCGCCGACGCCGAGAACCGGGTCACCGGCCCGGCCGTCGACTTCTGCCTGCTGGTCACCCGCCGCAGGCACCACAGCGACCTCGCGGTCACCGCGACCGGCCCGGAGGCCACCGCGTGGCTGGAGATCGCCCAGGCCTACCGGGGTCCCGCGGGTACGGGGCGCGAGCCCGGCCAGTTCGCATAG
- a CDS encoding NAD-dependent epimerase/dehydratase family protein, producing MRVAVTGGTGFVGSHTVAALLRSGHQVRLLVRDETAVPRVLRAHGLGLTGVDVVVGDILDEASVTTAVRGADAVLHAAAVYSFDSRDRARMRRTTEHGTELVLGAARRAGAGRIVHVSTVAALFGRGVRVIGPDSPVGTSREPYLATKSAAERIARDHQRAGSPVTIVYPPALLGPDDPHLGDQATRLRDVLRGLTPIWPTGGFPMGDVRDTAATLDRVVGGSVAGPRVFCPNTYVSTKEFLRAVRLVTGRSLPAVRLPARALGPVGRMCDLLQRIWPWHLPVQYGAIHTCACATRVDDEVSTRVARPLADSVADTISWLHAAGHLTDRQAGRLATPSANRETPAA from the coding sequence ATGAGAGTGGCCGTCACCGGGGGCACGGGATTCGTCGGCTCCCACACGGTCGCGGCGCTGCTGCGGTCGGGCCACCAGGTCCGGCTGCTGGTACGGGATGAGACCGCGGTGCCCCGCGTCCTGCGGGCCCACGGTCTCGGCCTGACCGGGGTGGACGTCGTCGTCGGGGACATCCTCGACGAGGCCAGTGTCACCACCGCCGTGCGCGGGGCGGACGCCGTCCTGCACGCGGCGGCGGTGTACTCCTTCGACAGCCGCGACCGCGCCAGGATGCGGCGGACCACCGAGCACGGCACCGAGCTCGTCCTCGGCGCCGCGCGCCGGGCGGGTGCCGGGCGGATCGTCCACGTGTCCACTGTGGCCGCTCTGTTCGGTAGGGGAGTGCGGGTGATCGGCCCGGACTCCCCAGTCGGCACCTCGCGGGAGCCCTACCTGGCCACCAAGTCGGCCGCGGAGCGGATCGCGCGGGACCACCAGCGGGCCGGGTCGCCGGTGACCATCGTCTACCCGCCCGCGCTGCTCGGCCCCGACGACCCGCACCTTGGCGACCAGGCCACCCGCCTGCGCGACGTGCTGCGCGGGCTGACCCCGATCTGGCCGACCGGCGGCTTCCCGATGGGCGACGTGCGCGACACCGCGGCGACGCTCGACCGGGTCGTCGGCGGATCGGTCGCGGGGCCACGGGTCTTCTGCCCGAACACCTATGTGTCCACAAAGGAATTCCTGCGGGCGGTGCGGCTGGTCACCGGCCGCTCCCTGCCCGCGGTGCGGCTGCCCGCCCGCGCGCTGGGGCCGGTCGGCCGGATGTGCGACCTGCTGCAGCGGATCTGGCCGTGGCACCTGCCGGTGCAGTACGGCGCGATCCACACCTGCGCCTGCGCGACCAGGGTCGACGACGAGGTCTCGACGCGGGTGGCGCGGCCACTGGCCGACTCGGTCGCCGACACGATCAGCTGGCTGCACGCCGCCGGTCACCTCACCGACCGGCAGGCGGGCAGGCTCGCGACCCCATCCGCAAACCGGGAGACGCCCGCTGCTTAG
- a CDS encoding flavin reductase family protein, whose translation MVNNPGPVRHLTAAPQPSSTPATLRQVMGQFATGITVITAGGPLGHGMTANSFTSVSLEPPLVLCCVARTARMHQAILAAGGYGVSILGAEQTTLARYFADKTRPAGPSQFDAVDWVPGRQTGAPMLMGALAWLECTLTNDYEGGDHSIFVGEVLEAQRGGGRDALMFFSGGFLQAAPPAARTA comes from the coding sequence ATGGTCAACAATCCGGGGCCGGTGCGGCATCTGACCGCCGCGCCGCAGCCGAGTTCGACCCCGGCCACACTGCGCCAGGTCATGGGGCAGTTCGCCACCGGGATCACCGTCATCACCGCGGGCGGCCCGCTCGGCCACGGGATGACAGCCAACTCGTTCACCTCGGTCTCGCTGGAACCGCCGCTGGTGCTGTGCTGCGTGGCCCGGACCGCCCGGATGCACCAGGCGATCCTGGCCGCGGGCGGATACGGGGTGTCGATCCTCGGCGCCGAGCAGACCACGCTCGCGCGCTACTTCGCCGACAAGACAAGGCCCGCGGGACCCAGTCAGTTCGACGCTGTCGACTGGGTCCCGGGCCGCCAGACCGGCGCGCCGATGCTCATGGGCGCGCTGGCCTGGCTGGAGTGCACGCTGACCAACGACTACGAGGGCGGCGACCACTCGATCTTCGTCGGGGAGGTGCTCGAAGCCCAGCGCGGCGGCGGGCGCGACGCCCTGATGTTCTTCAGCGGCGGATTCCTGCAGGCGGCGCCGCCTGCCGCCAGGACCGCCTGA
- a CDS encoding thioesterase family protein — MANYYEIRHTVGFEETNLVGNVYYVNYLRWQGRCREMFLKQKAPLVLEDVQKDLKLFTLKAECEFFAEITAFDELSIRMRLDELTQTQVQFTFDYVKLEGEVLIARGTQRIACMRGPNTNTVPSRVPLELRKALAPYAGPGISPKALLADAA; from the coding sequence ATGGCGAACTACTACGAGATCCGGCACACCGTCGGGTTCGAGGAGACCAATCTCGTCGGCAACGTGTACTACGTGAACTACCTGCGCTGGCAAGGCAGGTGCCGCGAGATGTTCCTCAAGCAGAAGGCCCCGCTGGTGCTGGAGGACGTGCAGAAGGACCTGAAGCTGTTCACGCTGAAGGCCGAGTGCGAGTTCTTCGCCGAGATCACCGCGTTCGACGAGCTCTCCATCCGGATGCGCCTCGACGAGCTGACCCAGACCCAGGTCCAGTTCACCTTCGACTACGTCAAGCTCGAAGGCGAGGTCCTGATCGCCAGGGGAACGCAGCGCATCGCCTGTATGCGTGGGCCGAACACCAACACGGTGCCCTCGCGGGTCCCCTTGGAGCTGCGCAAGGCGCTCGCGCCCTACGCCGGTCCGGGGATCTCGCCGAAGGCACTGCTCGCGGACGCGGCCTAG
- a CDS encoding type I polyketide synthase, translating into MSSERIAIVGIGLRYPDASSPAELWENVLSGRRAFRRLPDERMNHADYWSPDPKAPDRFYASKAAVLKDFEFDRVKYKIAGSTFRSTDLTHWLALDVATQALADAGFPEGEGLPKAATGVVFGNSLTGEFSRANIMRVRWPYVRRTVAHTLAGKGWSEDETTAFLAELEAQYKAPFPLFDEDTLAGGLANTIAGRVCNHFDLGGGGYTVDGACSSSLLSIATAAKALVDRDMDVAIAGGVDLSIDPFEVIGFAKTGALATGEMKVYDKDSNGFWPGEGSGVVVLMREEDAVARGGKIYACISGWGISSDGKGGITRPAEAGHRLALSRAYNRAGYGVETVSYFEGHGTGTAVGDATEIEALSTARSLADPTARPAALGTIKGNIGHAKAAAGIAGLIKATLALHNQVIPPGTGQKAPHPLLEAENAPMYVPQSAELFPTDVPLRAGVSAMGFGGINTHIALEQAAGVTRRTELTRRTGTLVSSRQDVELFLFDAADAAELRDQLSRVAALVTKLSFAELGDLAGTLAGELAGRPLRAAVLASNAEEAARKLEKLVTLLDAGETTLFSPVEGVFLDNRTVAPKLAFLFPGQGSGRGAVGAIRRRFPVADQVFQAVTLAGDQVATEVAQPRIVTGSLAGLRVLHAVGVEADIAVGHSLGELTALAWAGAMGGSEVQELAKIRGQVMAQASHGGGAMAGLAVEPEGALRLMAGSDVVIAGFNSPGQTVISGAAEEVEKVCAKASAEGVTATRINVSHAFHSPLVKPAADAMTARLAERPFERLARQVASTVTGDVLDPDTDLRTLLVEQVLLPVRFTEAAARAARDVDLLIEVGPGRVLTGLLAQIAPDKPALALDTDSASLSPLFTAIAAAFALGAPVDASALFTDRLVRPLALDGEMTFLSSPCEAAPAIDAHLLIPVQQTAGAAEDASPSSSAAGQSELSTLELLCKLAAERVELPQESVTAETHPLDDLHLSSISVGQIINEVCRELGRPALSATTNFATVTLGDLAQLIDNLADTAGGGVDPGKDVAGIAAWVRPFQVDYVESYRLPVEVGDGEPGTWQGFAPAGHPLAEPLRKALSEAAIGDGVLLCLPNDGEEHIDLFLAAGQAAVAGKPGSRFVVVQQRLGASGLARTLHLENPGVTTTVVGLADTEPSNADSVADTVTRVVEEVAFTSGFSEVRYGTDGTRTSPVLRALTAPAGPVGPSPLDSTDVLLVTGGGKGITAECALAMAQDSGAKLALLGRADPAKDEELSENLARMEAAGVTFRYERADVTSTSDIAAAVAVFEAELGPVTAFLHGAGRNEPAALSSLSEEDFHKTLAPKIAGLRAVLDAVDQDKIKLLVTFGSIIGRAGLRGEAHYSTANDWMSELTVKFAEDHPGARALALEWSVWSGAGMGEKLGVVEALMRDGITPISTENGIAVLREVLADPNAGPVLVVSGRAAGLPTVEMDEVELPLSRFVDQVIVHYPGVELVSEVELSAGSDPYLEDHLLDGDLLFPAVIGMEAMTQVATALTGPKGAPLLENVEFLRPIAVRPGGSTTIRLAALVRDAETVDVALRSEETGFSADHFRATLKLPRPDLPATRVPDSGLPAVAVDPTTELYGTVLFQGKRFQRVQAYRTAAARHAVAELGTSSTAPWFAAYLPQERLLADPGTRDAVMHAIQCCVPDGILLPQGIEKLHLAQRAAADTEYVVMDARERFQDGDSYTYDVDVRTPDGDLVERWEGLVLRCVRSRNGAGPWVPTMLSAYLERTLEKVLGGKRAVVVEPDGEDADRRAQTELAVSRALGKAANVRHRPDGKPEIDGGQVSSSHAAGLTFAIVGVNRLGCDVESAAERSEQDWVGLIGQDQIALRDLVTTETGEAASVTGTRIWSALESLRKAGYTSQALTLDKVHQDGWVVLSSGDAKIATWVTTVNDRTDPVVFAVLSGEEL; encoded by the coding sequence ATGAGCAGTGAACGGATCGCGATCGTCGGCATCGGCCTTCGTTATCCCGATGCGAGTTCCCCGGCGGAGCTCTGGGAGAACGTGCTGTCCGGCCGCCGCGCGTTCCGGCGGCTTCCGGACGAGCGGATGAACCACGCCGACTACTGGTCGCCCGACCCGAAGGCGCCGGACCGCTTCTACGCGAGCAAAGCGGCCGTGCTCAAGGACTTCGAGTTCGACCGGGTCAAGTACAAGATCGCCGGAAGCACCTTCCGGTCGACCGACCTGACCCACTGGCTCGCCCTCGACGTGGCGACCCAGGCCCTGGCCGACGCGGGCTTCCCGGAAGGGGAGGGGCTGCCCAAGGCGGCCACCGGCGTCGTCTTCGGCAACAGCCTGACCGGTGAGTTCTCCCGCGCCAACATCATGCGGGTGCGCTGGCCCTACGTGCGGCGCACCGTGGCGCACACCCTGGCGGGCAAGGGCTGGTCGGAGGACGAGACCACCGCCTTCCTCGCCGAGTTGGAGGCGCAGTACAAGGCGCCGTTCCCGCTGTTCGACGAGGACACCCTCGCCGGTGGCCTGGCGAACACCATCGCGGGCCGGGTCTGCAACCACTTCGACCTCGGCGGCGGCGGCTACACCGTCGACGGCGCCTGCTCGTCCTCGCTGCTGTCCATCGCCACCGCCGCCAAGGCGCTGGTCGACCGGGACATGGACGTGGCCATCGCGGGCGGTGTCGACCTGTCGATCGACCCGTTCGAGGTGATCGGCTTCGCGAAGACCGGTGCGCTGGCCACCGGCGAGATGAAGGTCTACGACAAGGACTCCAACGGCTTCTGGCCGGGCGAGGGCTCCGGCGTCGTCGTGCTCATGCGCGAAGAGGACGCCGTGGCCCGCGGCGGCAAGATCTACGCCTGCATCTCGGGCTGGGGCATCTCCTCCGACGGCAAGGGCGGCATCACCCGCCCCGCCGAGGCCGGACACCGCCTCGCGTTGTCCCGCGCCTACAACCGCGCGGGCTACGGCGTGGAGACCGTGTCCTACTTCGAGGGCCACGGCACCGGCACCGCGGTCGGCGACGCCACCGAGATCGAGGCGCTGTCCACCGCCCGCAGCCTCGCCGACCCGACCGCGCGCCCGGCCGCCCTTGGCACCATCAAGGGCAACATCGGCCACGCCAAGGCCGCCGCGGGCATCGCCGGTCTGATCAAGGCCACCTTGGCGCTGCACAACCAGGTCATCCCGCCGGGCACGGGCCAGAAGGCCCCGCACCCGCTGCTGGAGGCCGAGAACGCGCCGATGTACGTGCCGCAGTCGGCCGAGCTGTTCCCGACCGACGTCCCGCTGCGCGCGGGTGTCTCGGCGATGGGCTTCGGCGGCATCAACACCCACATCGCGTTGGAGCAAGCAGCGGGCGTCACCCGGCGCACCGAGCTGACCCGGCGCACCGGCACCCTGGTGTCCAGCCGTCAGGACGTCGAGCTGTTCCTCTTCGACGCCGCCGACGCCGCCGAGCTGCGCGACCAGCTGTCGCGGGTGGCCGCGCTGGTCACCAAGCTCTCCTTCGCCGAACTCGGCGACCTCGCGGGCACCCTGGCCGGTGAGCTGGCGGGCCGTCCGCTGCGCGCGGCGGTCCTGGCGAGCAACGCCGAGGAGGCGGCCCGCAAGCTGGAGAAGCTGGTCACCCTGCTCGACGCGGGGGAGACCACGCTGTTCTCGCCGGTCGAGGGCGTCTTCCTGGACAACCGGACGGTGGCGCCGAAGCTGGCGTTCCTGTTCCCCGGCCAGGGCTCCGGCCGCGGCGCCGTCGGCGCCATCCGCCGCCGGTTCCCGGTGGCCGACCAGGTATTCCAGGCCGTGACCCTGGCGGGCGACCAGGTCGCCACCGAGGTCGCCCAGCCGCGCATCGTCACCGGCTCGCTGGCCGGTCTGCGCGTGCTGCACGCCGTGGGCGTCGAGGCCGATATCGCCGTTGGCCACAGCCTCGGCGAGCTCACCGCCCTGGCTTGGGCCGGGGCGATGGGCGGGTCCGAGGTGCAGGAGCTGGCCAAGATCCGCGGTCAGGTCATGGCGCAGGCCAGCCACGGCGGCGGCGCGATGGCGGGCCTCGCGGTCGAGCCGGAGGGCGCGCTGCGCCTGATGGCGGGCTCCGACGTGGTCATCGCCGGGTTCAACAGCCCCGGTCAGACCGTCATCTCCGGTGCGGCCGAGGAAGTGGAGAAGGTGTGCGCCAAGGCCTCGGCCGAGGGTGTCACCGCGACCCGCATCAACGTCTCGCACGCGTTCCACTCGCCGCTGGTCAAGCCCGCGGCCGACGCCATGACCGCGCGGCTGGCCGAGCGCCCGTTCGAGCGCCTGGCCCGCCAGGTCGCCTCCACGGTCACCGGCGACGTCCTCGACCCCGACACCGACCTGCGGACCCTGCTCGTGGAGCAGGTGCTGCTGCCGGTGCGGTTCACCGAGGCCGCCGCCCGCGCCGCCCGCGACGTCGACCTGCTCATCGAGGTCGGCCCCGGCCGGGTGCTCACCGGGCTGCTCGCCCAGATCGCCCCCGACAAGCCTGCGCTCGCCCTGGACACCGACAGCGCCTCGCTGAGCCCGCTGTTCACCGCGATCGCCGCCGCGTTCGCGCTCGGTGCCCCGGTCGACGCGTCGGCGCTGTTCACCGACCGGCTCGTCCGCCCGCTGGCGCTGGACGGGGAGATGACCTTCCTCTCCAGCCCGTGTGAGGCCGCGCCCGCCATCGACGCGCACCTGCTGATCCCCGTTCAGCAGACCGCGGGGGCCGCCGAGGACGCATCCCCCTCGTCCTCGGCGGCAGGCCAGTCCGAACTGTCCACTTTGGAGCTGCTGTGCAAGCTCGCCGCCGAGCGCGTCGAGCTGCCGCAGGAGAGCGTCACCGCGGAGACCCACCCGCTCGACGACCTGCACCTCAGCTCGATCTCGGTGGGCCAGATCATCAACGAGGTCTGCCGGGAGCTGGGCCGTCCGGCGCTGTCGGCCACGACCAACTTCGCCACGGTCACCCTGGGCGACCTGGCCCAGCTGATCGACAACCTTGCCGACACCGCGGGCGGCGGCGTCGACCCGGGCAAGGACGTCGCGGGAATCGCCGCGTGGGTCCGACCCTTCCAGGTCGACTACGTCGAGTCCTACCGGCTGCCGGTCGAGGTCGGCGACGGCGAGCCCGGCACGTGGCAGGGGTTCGCCCCGGCGGGTCACCCGCTGGCCGAGCCGCTGCGCAAGGCGCTTTCCGAGGCCGCGATCGGCGACGGTGTGCTGCTGTGCCTGCCCAACGACGGCGAGGAGCACATCGACCTGTTCCTGGCCGCGGGCCAAGCCGCCGTGGCGGGCAAACCGGGTTCCCGGTTCGTCGTGGTGCAGCAGCGCCTCGGCGCCTCGGGCCTGGCCCGCACGCTGCACCTGGAGAACCCGGGGGTGACCACCACAGTGGTCGGCCTTGCCGACACCGAGCCCTCCAACGCCGACTCGGTCGCCGACACGGTGACCCGCGTCGTCGAGGAGGTCGCGTTCACCAGCGGCTTCAGCGAGGTGCGCTACGGCACCGACGGCACCCGGACCTCCCCGGTGCTGCGGGCGCTCACCGCGCCCGCCGGGCCGGTCGGACCGTCTCCTTTGGACTCGACCGACGTGCTGCTGGTGACCGGTGGCGGCAAGGGCATCACCGCGGAGTGCGCGCTGGCCATGGCGCAGGACTCCGGGGCCAAGCTCGCGCTGCTCGGCCGGGCCGACCCGGCCAAGGACGAGGAGCTGTCGGAGAACCTGGCCCGCATGGAGGCCGCGGGCGTGACCTTCCGCTACGAGCGGGCCGACGTCACCTCGACGTCGGACATCGCCGCCGCGGTCGCCGTCTTCGAGGCCGAACTCGGCCCGGTCACGGCGTTCCTGCACGGCGCGGGCCGCAACGAGCCCGCCGCCCTGTCGAGTCTGTCCGAAGAGGACTTCCACAAGACCTTGGCGCCCAAGATCGCCGGTCTGCGGGCGGTCCTCGACGCGGTGGACCAGGACAAGATCAAGCTGCTGGTCACCTTCGGCAGCATCATCGGCCGGGCCGGTCTGCGCGGTGAGGCGCACTACTCCACCGCCAACGACTGGATGTCCGAGCTGACGGTCAAGTTCGCCGAGGACCACCCCGGAGCCCGCGCCTTGGCGCTGGAATGGTCGGTCTGGTCCGGGGCGGGCATGGGCGAGAAACTCGGCGTGGTCGAGGCCCTGATGCGCGACGGCATCACCCCGATCTCCACCGAGAACGGCATCGCGGTGCTGCGCGAGGTGCTGGCCGACCCGAACGCCGGTCCGGTGCTCGTGGTCAGCGGCCGCGCGGCCGGGCTGCCCACGGTGGAGATGGACGAGGTCGAGCTTCCGCTGAGCCGGTTCGTCGACCAGGTGATCGTCCACTACCCGGGCGTCGAACTCGTCAGCGAGGTCGAGCTGTCCGCGGGCAGCGACCCGTACCTGGAGGACCACCTCCTCGACGGCGACCTGCTGTTCCCCGCGGTGATCGGCATGGAGGCGATGACCCAGGTCGCCACCGCGCTGACCGGCCCGAAGGGCGCTCCGCTGCTGGAGAACGTCGAGTTCCTCCGGCCGATCGCGGTGCGACCCGGCGGCTCCACCACGATCCGCCTCGCCGCGCTCGTCCGCGACGCCGAGACGGTGGACGTCGCGCTGCGCAGCGAGGAGACCGGGTTCAGCGCCGACCACTTCCGTGCCACGCTGAAACTGCCCCGGCCGGACCTGCCCGCCACCAGGGTGCCAGACTCGGGCCTGCCCGCGGTCGCGGTCGACCCGACCACCGAGTTGTACGGCACGGTTCTGTTCCAGGGCAAGCGGTTCCAGCGGGTGCAGGCCTACCGCACCGCCGCCGCGCGCCACGCGGTGGCCGAACTGGGCACCAGCTCCACCGCCCCGTGGTTCGCCGCCTACCTGCCGCAGGAGCGGCTGCTCGCCGACCCCGGCACCCGCGACGCGGTCATGCACGCCATCCAGTGCTGCGTTCCCGACGGCATCCTGCTCCCGCAGGGCATCGAGAAGCTGCACCTGGCCCAGCGCGCCGCCGCGGACACCGAGTACGTGGTGATGGACGCCCGTGAGCGGTTCCAGGACGGCGACAGCTACACCTACGACGTCGACGTCCGCACCCCGGACGGCGACCTGGTGGAACGCTGGGAAGGCCTGGTCCTGCGCTGCGTCCGCAGCCGCAACGGGGCCGGACCGTGGGTGCCGACCATGCTCAGCGCCTACCTCGAGCGCACACTCGAGAAGGTCCTGGGCGGCAAGCGGGCCGTCGTCGTCGAACCCGACGGCGAGGACGCCGACCGGCGCGCGCAGACCGAACTTGCGGTCAGCCGGGCCCTGGGCAAGGCCGCGAACGTGCGGCACCGGCCCGACGGCAAGCCCGAGATCGACGGCGGCCAGGTGTCCTCATCGCACGCCGCGGGGCTGACCTTCGCCATCGTCGGGGTCAACCGCCTCGGCTGCGACGTCGAGTCCGCCGCCGAGCGCTCCGAGCAGGACTGGGTCGGGCTCATCGGCCAGGACCAGATCGCCCTGCGCGACCTGGTCACCACCGAGACCGGCGAGGCGGCCTCGGTGACCGGGACCCGGATCTGGAGCGCGCTGGAGTCCCTGCGCAAGGCCGGGTACACCAGCCAGGCACTGACCCTCGACAAGGTCCACCAGGACGGCTGGGTGGTGTTGTCCTCGGGCGACGCCAAGATCGCGACGTGGGTCACCACGGTCAACGACCGGACCGACCCGGTCGTGTTCGCGGTTCTGTCCGGAGAGGAACTCTGA